GTACAGTGCTTGCTGCAGCGGCAGAGACGAAGCGTAGGCCGCGATGCGGCTCTCCTGGATCCGAACGTACCTGGCCTGTTCTGCTACCAGGTGGCAAGAGGAGCGAATGCGCTGGAACAAGTCGTGCAAGGGGCTCCTTTCGCAGCGCGGCGGAGAGTGGAGGCCGTCAGGGCTGGACAATCACGGGTGTGCCCATCTCCGCCCAGTCGTACAACGCCTTGGCGTCGGGGGTGTCCAGCACGATACAGCCGTAGGAGATGGGACGTCCCAGAAAACCGGCCCACAGCGTGCTGCCGTCGGGGTTGATGGGCAGGGCGTGGATGCCGTTTTCGGTACCTCCGGCCCAGTAGATGCCCATCCAGTGCGGCATCCAGATGCGCCAGGTCGAACCGTAGGCGTTGGGTATCTTGCTCTGAATCTCAAAGTCGCCGTACTTGGTAAAGTAGGGCGCCCTGCCAGTCGAGCAGACGAACGAATACACCACGTCGTTGCCTTCGTAGGCCCAGAGGTGCTGGTCAGAATAGTCCACTACGATCCGTTTGACCGGCGTGAGGCCCGGCCCCCGGACGCGCAGCAACTGGCCGATGTGCAGCCTGGGGAACGCCGTCAGGTGGTTGAAGAAGGCCAGGGCAAAGGGCCCTACCTCGTACTCGGCGGCGATGCTGTGCAGCGTATCGCCGTACTGGGCGATGTAGGTGTCCTTGGTCGGTCCCGGTCTGGGAACGGTGCCGCCGGCACCCGGGAGCAGGATGATCTGGCCAGGGAACAGCACATTGGTGCCAAAGAGGCTGTTGACCTGGCGCAGGTCAGCGATTTTGAGACCGTAGCGCCAGGCGATGGTGAGCAGTGTGTCGCCTGGTTGCACCACGTAGGTGCCGCCGCCAGTCGCTGCAGTACCGACGGCCACGGCTGACTCAGAGCCGGCGGGGATGATCAGCTTTTGCCCCTCGACAATCTGGTCAGGATCAGGCAGGTTGTTGGCGGCTGCAATCGCCTCGACCGTCGTGCCATAGCGCAGGGCGATATTGCTCAGACTCTCGCCGAGCTGAACCACGTGCACCAGCTGCTCCTGGGCCGTGGTCTGCGCGGGAAACAGGCAGAGCAGCGCAAGGCAGCCGAGGCAGCACAAGAGCCGCGATACCCGATTATGTGGTGGTGTGGTCAACATCCGTTGGCTCACCTCTGGCACGGGATTGTAGGTGAATGAACGTTGTCGGTCAAGCCGTTCGGCCGACACCCACTGCCCTACTCGTAGACCTTTTCGTCGCTTCGTTCGGCCTGGGCCGCGTCCGGTTCCACATCGCGGCCGGAAGGCCCTTTGCCCAGCAGTTCCTTGTAGTACTCGTGCTGGATGACCAGGTCCATGACCTCGTTGGTTCCGGTCCAGATCATAATCAGCCTGGCGTCCCTCAGCAGACGTTCCACCGGGTAGATGTCGGTGTAGCCGATGCCGCCCATAATCTGCATGGCATAGTTCACCACCTGCCAGCCGGCCTCGGTGGCGAACTTTTTCGATTCGGAAACCATACGCCGGACCCGGGCCGAGTCGCGGTCGTTGTCAGCGGCATAGGCCGTGCCGTAGATCAATCCCCGCGCCGCGTCGAGCAGGGTTACTCCGTCAGCCACCTTAAAGCTGACTCCCTGAAAGTTGCGGATGGTGGCGCCAAAGGCCTTGCGGCGGTCGCTGTAGCGAGCCGCCACCTCGAGTGCCGCTCTGCCCAGGCCCACTGCTCCCGCGGCGCTGGTGAGGCGTTCTGGCACCATCATGCGGTAAAAGATCTCGGCAGCACCGTTCTCACGGCCGACCAGGTTGGCAGCAGGCACCCGGGCATCGCGGAAGTAGATGCGGCCGGTGCCGCCGCCCCTGGTGCCCATCAGCCCGTAGACGTGCTCTACGTCCACCCCCGGTCCTCGCTCGACCAGAAAGGCACTGATGCCTTTGTGCGGCGGAGCAGCGGGGTCGGTACGCGCATAGACGAGGAAATAGTCCGCACCTTCGGCCCCGACGACGAATCGTTTCTGCCCGTTGAGCACGAACCAGTCGCCGTCGCGCCTGGCCTGGGCCGTGGTCCCGAAAAAGTCAGAACCGCCTCGCGGTTCGGTGAGGGCCTCGGCGCAGGTCAGCTTGCCCTGTAGAGTGGGGAGCAGATACCTGGCCTTTTGTTCGCCCGTGCCAAAGGTAGAGATGGCCTCTCCGACGATGCTGGGCAGACAGAAGAGGCAGGCCAGGCTCGTCCCGAGCATGCCCACCTCTTCGATGGCCATGACCTCGGAGGTCCAGGGTTCGCCCCTGCCGCCCCACTGTGTGCCAAAGCGCATTCCCAGCAGGCGGCG
The nucleotide sequence above comes from Chloroflexi bacterium ADurb.Bin180. Encoded proteins:
- the lytE gene encoding putative peptidoglycan endopeptidase LytE precursor — translated: MSAERLDRQRSFTYNPVPEVSQRMLTTPPHNRVSRLLCCLGCLALLCLFPAQTTAQEQLVHVVQLGESLSNIALRYGTTVEAIAAANNLPDPDQIVEGQKLIIPAGSESAVAVGTAATGGGTYVVQPGDTLLTIAWRYGLKIADLRQVNSLFGTNVLFPGQIILLPGAGGTVPRPGPTKDTYIAQYGDTLHSIAAEYEVGPFALAFFNHLTAFPRLHIGQLLRVRGPGLTPVKRIVVDYSDQHLWAYEGNDVVYSFVCSTGRAPYFTKYGDFEIQSKIPNAYGSTWRIWMPHWMGIYWAGGTENGIHALPINPDGSTLWAGFLGRPISYGCIVLDTPDAKALYDWAEMGTPVIVQP
- the mmgC_1 gene encoding Acyl-CoA dehydrogenase, which translates into the protein MLESLLTDAQRALRDEIRAFVRQVPRQLLLDMDAERVRFPREFLEEAARRRLLGMRFGTQWGGRGEPWTSEVMAIEEVGMLGTSLACLFCLPSIVGEAISTFGTGEQKARYLLPTLQGKLTCAEALTEPRGGSDFFGTTAQARRDGDWFVLNGQKRFVVGAEGADYFLVYARTDPAAPPHKGISAFLVERGPGVDVEHVYGLMGTRGGGTGRIYFRDARVPAANLVGRENGAAEIFYRMMVPERLTSAAGAVGLGRAALEVAARYSDRRKAFGATIRNFQGVSFKVADGVTLLDAARGLIYGTAYAADNDRDSARVRRMVSESKKFATEAGWQVVNYAMQIMGGIGYTDIYPVERLLRDARLIMIWTGTNEVMDLVIQHEYYKELLGKGPSGRDVEPDAAQAERSDEKVYE